ATCTAAATAAATATTCAAATGTTACAACTGGAAAAATTTATTCAGAAGTTCTACATAAAGAGCGCAAAGGTGAATATCTAGGTGCAACAGTTCAGGTAATTCCTCATATTACTAATGAAATCAAAGAAAAAATTATGCGTGCTGCTAAAATGACAGATGCAGATATCATTATTACCGAGGTAGGTGGAACGGTTGGAGATATTGAATCATTACCATTTTTAGAAGCTTTACGTCAAATGAAAGCAGACGTAGGTAGTGATAATGTTATGTATATCCACACGACATTAATTCCCTATCTAAAAGCAGCGGGAGAAATGAAAACAAAACCTACACAACATAGCGTAAAAGAATTGAGAAGTTTAGGCATTCAACCAAATATTTTGGTTGTCCGCACAGAATCGCCAATTTCACAAAGCATTAAAGACAAATTAGCACAATTTTGCGATGTAGCAACTGAGGCAGTAATTGAATCTAGAGATGTAGAAACGCTTTATTCGATTCCTTTGGCATTACAAGCACAAAATATGGATAAAATTGTTTGCGATCATTTGAAATTAGATGTGCCACCAGCAGACATGACGGAATGGCAAGCTTTAGAAAAACGTGTATTAAGTTTAAAGAAAAAGACAAAAATTGCTTTAGTTGGTAAGTATATTGAATTGCCAGATGCCTATATTTCAGTTGTTGAGGCGTTGAAACATGCTGGCTTTGTTTTCGACTCAGATATTGAGATGAAATGGGTAGACGCACAATATTTGACAGCTGAAAATGTTGATGAACTGCTAGGAGATGCTGATGGGATTCTTGCTCCAGGCGGGTTTGGAGATCGTGGCATTGAAGGAAAGATTGAAGCTATTCACTATGCTCGTGAGAATGATCGTCCATTTTTGGGTATTTGTTTAGGTATGCAAATGGCTTGTGTAGAATTTGCACGTAATGTGGTTGGATTAAACGATGCAGGTTCAGCAGAATCTAATCCAAATATTGAACATAACATTATAGATCTAATGGCAGATCAGTCAGCTATTGAAAATTTAGGTGGAACATTGCGGTTAGGTTTGTACCCATGTAAATTAAAGTCGGGAACAAAAACAGCTGAAATTTACGATAACCAAGAAGTAGTCCAAGAACGTCATCGTCATCGCTATGAATTCAATAATGATTATCGTCAATTATTTGAAGACAATGGGCTAGTCTTTTCTGGTGTATCTCCAGATAATCGATTAGTTGAAATTGTTGAATTACCAGAGAAGAAATTCTTTGTTGGTTGTCAATTTCATCCAGAGTTGATCTCACGACCAAATCGTCCACAACATTTAATTAAGGGATTTGTAAAAGCGGCCGTTGAAATTCGAGATGATAAAAAAGCATAAAATGTCGGATTTATGCTTTGCTTAAGATTTACTGTGAAAATTATTGAACTAGCTTAAACCAAGACTTTAATTAAATAGTCAAAAAAACCTTGAAAGTAATTTTAACTTTCAAGGTTTTTTTGCTAGATTTAATTTTGAAATATCAATATTTGTTTACATTTTAAAATGATGTAGAAATTGGTGAATTTGAATCACTTGGTTTTGACTCCTTACTGGATTTACTAGATTCAGCACTTGGTTCACTAGGCTCATCGCTAGATTTAGTAGGCTCACTAGATTTACTAGATTCACTAGGGTCATTATCCAATATTTGGCTCTCTGTACTGCTAGATGTAGTGGAAGATGTTTCTTTACTTTCTTGTGAAGTTTCCTCTATTGGTAAACTAGAAGAACTGTTGGAAGGCAAAGTCGATACTGTTGGTAATGGCGTTGATTTACCTTTTACATAAAGTTCTTTTCCTACACGAATAACAGTATTTGGTTGTTTCCAATCAATATTTGATACATTTTTAGAAAGATATTGAATCATCTCACGATAAACAGAAGAGGCAATACCATAATCATTGTAAAGAACAGGCATCATTCGGTCTTTATATCCTGTCCAAACAGACACGACATAATTAGGCGTATAGCCTACAAATGTACTATCTGGTGCTACACCCAAACTACTAGTCACCTTTAAATGTGCCATATCGCTGTCTGTATAATTAGAGGTTCCCGTTTTTCCTGCCTGAATTAATCCTGGAATTTTGGCATTGAAAGCCGTTCCTCCAGAAATAACGTCTTTGAGCATATCTGTCATCATATAGGCAGTGGCTTCACTCATTGCTTGGTTGCTCTCAGGTGCAAATTCATCAACAGAACCATCTTTATAAACGACCTTATTCACATAATAAGGTTTATTGTATACACCTTGATTTGCAAAAGCGGCATAAGCTGCAGCGAGCTTTAAGGAAGAGAGGCCATATTTATTTGTTTTTAGATCTAATTTTGATGTATTGCTAGAAATTGCATTAGACTCATTCAAATCTGCGAATTGAATACCAAGATTTTTAAGGAATTCTGCCGCTTTTTCTTTTCCGACTGCCTTAAATGTTTGAACGGCTGTAGTATTTCGTGAACGCATAATGGCTTTTCTCATAGTAATTGGACCGTAATATTGGAAATCAGAATTAAAAACAGGTGTACCACTGGAATAGGT
The genomic region above belongs to Melissococcus plutonius ATCC 35311 and contains:
- a CDS encoding CTP synthase is translated as MTKYIFVTGGVVSSIGKGIVAASLGRLLKNRGLKVTIQKFDPYINVDPGTMSPYQHGEVFVTDDGAETDLDLGHYERFIDINLNKYSNVTTGKIYSEVLHKERKGEYLGATVQVIPHITNEIKEKIMRAAKMTDADIIITEVGGTVGDIESLPFLEALRQMKADVGSDNVMYIHTTLIPYLKAAGEMKTKPTQHSVKELRSLGIQPNILVVRTESPISQSIKDKLAQFCDVATEAVIESRDVETLYSIPLALQAQNMDKIVCDHLKLDVPPADMTEWQALEKRVLSLKKKTKIALVGKYIELPDAYISVVEALKHAGFVFDSDIEMKWVDAQYLTAENVDELLGDADGILAPGGFGDRGIEGKIEAIHYARENDRPFLGICLGMQMACVEFARNVVGLNDAGSAESNPNIEHNIIDLMADQSAIENLGGTLRLGLYPCKLKSGTKTAEIYDNQEVVQERHRHRYEFNNDYRQLFEDNGLVFSGVSPDNRLVEIVELPEKKFFVGCQFHPELISRPNRPQHLIKGFVKAAVEIRDDKKA